CAAGCAATTGGGTGTGTCGGTGATGTCCGACGGGACCACCCGGCCGCTGCGGGAATCGCATCTGGCCCGCCAACGTCGCGACATCGGGATGGTGTTCCAACGGTTCAATCTCTTCGCGCACCTCGACGTGGCGCACAACGTCACGCTGGCGTTGACCGAGGTCGCCGGTATGTCCAAGGCCGATGCCCGGCAGCAGGCCGAGGCCATGCTCGAACGCGTCGGGATGGCGCACCGGCTCAAGCACTACCCCAGCGAGTTGTCCGGCGGACAGCAGCAGCGGGTCGCCATCGCGCGGGCGCTGGTGATGAACCCGTCGGTGATGTTGTTCGACGAGCCCACCTCCGCGCTCGACCCGGAACTGGTCGGCGAGGTACTCGACGTGATGGAACAACTCGCCGACGAGGGTATGACCATGGTGGTCGTCACCCACGAAACCCGTTTCGCCCGTCGCGTCGCCAACGAGGTCTCCCTGTTCGACAGCGGGCGGATCGTCGAATCCGGTCCGCCGGAAACGTTCTTCGACGACCCCAGCCATGCGCGTACCCGACAATTCCTGTCCCACCTGCACTGACATATCACCGACCGATGTGGAGCATCCCAGAGATGAGCGACCAACGACCGCTCGCCGTCTACACCGACACCGACGACCTCAATCCCGCTGCCGGGGTTGACCTGTTGTCCGGCAATGGCTTCCGGGTCGAGGTGTGCCAGACCCGTGATCCCGACCGG
This sequence is a window from Gordonia insulae. Protein-coding genes within it:
- a CDS encoding amino acid ABC transporter ATP-binding protein, whose protein sequence is MSEPVLQAINLHRTYGNTEVLKGVDLTVGKGEVKALLGPSGSGKSTILRLLALLEPADDGEILLNGKQLGVSVMSDGTTRPLRESHLARQRRDIGMVFQRFNLFAHLDVAHNVTLALTEVAGMSKADARQQAEAMLERVGMAHRLKHYPSELSGGQQQRVAIARALVMNPSVMLFDEPTSALDPELVGEVLDVMEQLADEGMTMVVVTHETRFARRVANEVSLFDSGRIVESGPPETFFDDPSHARTRQFLSHLH